The proteins below are encoded in one region of Archocentrus centrarchus isolate MPI-CPG fArcCen1 chromosome 13, fArcCen1, whole genome shotgun sequence:
- the LOC115791261 gene encoding LOW QUALITY PROTEIN: sialic acid synthase-like (The sequence of the model RefSeq protein was modified relative to this genomic sequence to represent the inferred CDS: inserted 2 bases in 2 codons; deleted 2 bases in 2 codons), with translation MPYLGAERGTSFVPQASNQPPFMPLQFELCPGRMIGGSDPCFIIAEIGQNHQGDIEIAKKMIKMAKECGADCAKFQKSELEHKFSKRALERPYNSKHSWGKTYGDHKRHLEFSHDQYRELKKYAEDIGIFLTASGMDEMAVEFLHELDVPFFKVASCDANNFPYLEKTAKKGRPMGYPLGCSPWKPIRCVYKTVKKHNQNFTFLQCTSXYPLDPKDVNLSVIRKYQEEFPDVPIGYSGHEKGIYISVAAVAMGAKVIERHVTLDKTWKGNDHEASLEPAELAELVRAIRLVETAXGSPLKQMLPCEKTCMIRSLGKSVVAKVDISSGKVLSLDMFAVKVGEPKGIPPERMQQLVGKKLKVDVKEDDSILVDMIE, from the exons ATGCCCTATCTAGGAGCAGAAAGAGGAACATCATTTGTGCCCCAAGCTTCCAACCAGCCACCATT CATGCCTCTTCAGTTTGAACTATGTCCCGGCAGAATGATCGGTGGCTCCGATCCATGCTTTATCATTGCTGAAATTGGACAAAACCACCAGGGAGACATTGAGATTGCTAAGAAAATGATCAAGATGGCAAAG GAATGTGGTGCTGATTGTGCCAAATTCCAAAAAAGTGAATTAGAACACAAATTCAGC AAGCGAGCCTTGGAGCGCCCTTACAATTCCAAGCACTCCTGG GGAAAAACATACGGTGACCACAAGCGTCATTTGGAGTTCAGCCATGATCAGTACAGGGAATTGAAAAAGTATGCAGAAGACATTGGCATCTTTCTCACAGCCTCTGGCATGGATGAG ATGGCTGTGGAGTTCCTTCATGAGTTGGATGTGCCCTTCTTCAAAGTTGCCTCGTGTGATGCAAACAACTTCCCATATCTGgagaaaactgccaaaaaag GGCGACCCATGGGATATCCACTGGGATGCAGTCCATGGAAACCAATACGTTGTGTCTACAAGACAGTAAAGAAGCACAACCAGAACTTCACTTTCCTGCAGTGCACTA GCTACCCTCTGGACCCTAAGGATGTCAACCTCAGTGTAATCAGG aAATACCAGGAGGAATTCCCAGATGTTCCAATTGGATATTCTGGACATGAGAAGGGGATCTACATCAGTGTGGCTGCTGTGGCAATGGGAGCAAAGGTTATTGAACGCCATGTGACCCTGGATAAGACCTGGAAGGGAAATGACCACGAGGCATCCCTGGAGCCCGCCGAGCTGGCAGAGCTGGTCCGAGCAATCCGACTGGTGGAGACAG ATGGATCACCTCTCAAGCAAATGTTACCATGTGAGAAGACCTGCATGATAAggtca CTGGGCAAATCAGTGGTGGCTAAAGTGGACATTTCCAGTGGTAAGGTGCTGAGCCTGGACATGTTTGCAGTGAAGGTTGGTGAGCCAAAGGGCATCCCTCCAGAGAGAATGCAGCAGCTGGTGGGCAAGAAGCTCAAAGTGGATGTGAAGGAAGATGACAGCATCTTGGTAGACATGATAGAATAA